Proteins from a genomic interval of Alteromonas macleodii ATCC 27126:
- a CDS encoding tryptophan halogenase family protein yields the protein MQDPHNKPIKRVVIAGGGTAGWLAASLMKKVLGKAVDITLVESEAIGTVGVGEATIPPIRLVNQVLGIDEAQFLHDTKATIKLAIRFENWKTKGESYYHTFGAPGKSMAFCHFHHYWVKARQQGLKDDLWDFDLNYHAAEAGRFAQINAKDPVVELPFAYHFDASLYAQYLRKLSENMGVVRKEGKISRVQRFTDSGFIQALHLESGDVVEGDLFVDCTGFKGLLIEEALGAGYDDWSHLLPCDSAIAVPSERHEKTAPYTRSIAHDAGWQWRIPLQHRNGNGHVYSSRYISDDQACDTLLSNLDTKPLGDPKLIKFTTGRRRKQWYKNVVAVGLSSGFLEPLESTSIHLIQSAIVRLIQLFPHNGFAPSLETEYNKQSELEFEQIRDFLVLHYTVNERTDSAFFNDMRNITLPDSLAHKIALFKESGNLLREQNDLFLESSWLQVLYGQGITPKDYHGLVNSVPEVQLNQMLTRLLEIKKEPIAKLPTHDEYINGMVAKYKRAMS from the coding sequence ATGCAAGATCCTCATAATAAACCGATAAAGCGTGTAGTGATTGCCGGCGGTGGAACGGCAGGTTGGTTAGCTGCATCATTAATGAAAAAGGTGTTGGGTAAAGCAGTTGATATTACTCTGGTTGAATCTGAAGCGATTGGTACGGTCGGTGTTGGCGAAGCTACCATCCCCCCAATACGCCTAGTAAACCAAGTGTTAGGTATCGACGAAGCACAGTTTCTTCATGATACTAAAGCAACGATAAAACTTGCTATACGGTTCGAAAATTGGAAAACGAAGGGTGAAAGCTACTATCACACCTTTGGTGCGCCGGGCAAAAGCATGGCGTTTTGTCATTTTCATCACTACTGGGTAAAGGCGCGCCAGCAAGGCCTAAAAGACGACCTGTGGGATTTTGACCTAAATTACCATGCCGCTGAAGCGGGACGATTTGCGCAGATAAATGCCAAAGACCCAGTCGTTGAGCTACCTTTCGCTTATCATTTTGACGCCAGTTTATACGCTCAGTATTTACGAAAGCTGAGTGAAAATATGGGGGTTGTACGCAAAGAAGGTAAAATTTCACGTGTTCAACGTTTTACCGACAGCGGTTTTATTCAAGCACTTCACTTAGAAAGTGGTGACGTGGTTGAAGGGGACTTATTTGTTGATTGCACGGGCTTTAAGGGACTATTGATAGAGGAAGCGCTGGGCGCTGGTTACGACGATTGGTCTCACTTACTTCCTTGTGATAGTGCCATTGCAGTACCGTCTGAGCGACATGAAAAAACCGCGCCTTACACGCGCTCTATTGCCCACGATGCAGGTTGGCAATGGAGGATCCCACTGCAACACAGAAATGGTAATGGCCACGTATATAGTTCACGCTATATCAGTGATGATCAGGCCTGTGACACCTTGTTGTCAAACTTAGATACCAAACCATTGGGTGACCCTAAACTGATAAAGTTTACGACGGGCAGACGACGTAAGCAGTGGTACAAAAACGTAGTAGCAGTAGGTCTATCAAGTGGATTCTTAGAGCCACTTGAATCTACCAGTATTCACCTCATTCAATCTGCAATTGTTCGCTTAATTCAGTTGTTTCCCCACAACGGCTTTGCACCGAGCTTGGAAACGGAATATAACAAGCAGTCTGAATTAGAGTTCGAACAAATCAGAGATTTTCTTGTTTTGCATTACACCGTAAATGAGCGAACCGATAGTGCCTTTTTCAATGACATGCGAAATATTACTTTGCCCGATTCCCTAGCACATAAAATTGCGTTGTTTAAAGAAAGCGGTAATCTGCTACGAGAACAAAATGATCTATTCCTTGAAAGCTCATGGCTACAGGTCTTGTACGGTCAGGGGATTACTCCTAAGGATTATCACGGTTTGGTAAACAGTGTGCCTGAAGTTCAGTTAAATCAAATGTTAACAAGGTTGTTGGAAATCAAAAAAGAGCCCATTGCTAAGTTGCCGACACATGACGAGTATATAAATGGGATGGTTGCAAAGTATAAGCGCGCAATGAGTTGA
- a CDS encoding TonB-dependent receptor produces MKTFKPSTIMAALISSGVAFSAAPLYAQESPDTSIDEVERPQEDTLERIEVRGFSTSLIQSLNQKRFSDTVSEQISADDLGGLPDVSMADALTRLPGISAVRTGGQAAQINIRGLSGDFVFSTLNGREQVSTSGSRAIEFDQYPSELISEAAVYKSPKASLIEGGIAGTVELKTASPLAIEEQHKFSANMRGMYNDRASEVSDATEYGHRLSFSYQGKFLDDTLGVSLGYARLFQPSVSTQFIGLAYNGQVDVDGLEGDIDGPADCPNCELISEGFEMQHKGGEETRDGYVAAFEWAPIDTFTLKADAFISKFDSEAFARGFRVKLGGINAGITNPVVVNNSVIGGTFSRTDNSFTRVELVNDDNQDFDSVTNLGVNASWEISPDLAVQFDISRSSAESDFRNGLLWSLVGEDATAANPVFDENVQISYLLNGLNLPDIGFNQSDAFTDLDRVMVSKYGIYPYENKDELDAYRVDFQYYVDVPIISGFEFGYRYSDREYNNDRSVFEYGNDSAFSVSEPPLQLTSDMVEEVNWSGDFGYFPSYLSVDLDSALNAWFPSGRPQPVQTWGPGAAGVINGPGTGPATAWTLQESGDVFETVNSAYLMANINTEIGSIPVTGNVGVRYVKSKQSSTTLQRATQLIEDLETGTSVEVSDPTAGAQNITDDVGLINNFYRPALISHEYSDVLPSINLNFKLTDDTQLRVAAAKVMGRAPINRFAANASTTIETVTAFQDRDSGEITLSNPTARVSGSARNSPYLEPFYATQYDVSWEYYFSDTEGALVVAGFYKDIESFVEDIEIEPYDFEANGIVIPDNVSVPVYLTPEFAGQEAELALDENGDPIFITVPTENGSYSTAVNNAEGGYIRGLEIAYTQIYSMLPGMWSGLGVSASYSYTESEIQRTLGDDVYAANLPGLSENVATLTVFWEYEGFETRLSSRYRDAFVSQQVAVNDQVVNFDEELVIDYQASYEINDNWSVLFQVNNLTDEPTKSYFSSEEQTGTIQYFGTQYYLGMTYQL; encoded by the coding sequence ATGAAAACATTCAAACCCAGCACTATCATGGCGGCCTTGATAAGTAGTGGGGTCGCGTTTAGCGCAGCTCCACTTTATGCCCAAGAGTCACCAGACACCTCAATAGACGAAGTTGAACGACCACAAGAAGATACCTTAGAGCGTATTGAAGTACGTGGTTTTAGTACCAGCTTGATCCAATCACTAAACCAGAAACGCTTCTCCGATACGGTTTCTGAACAAATATCTGCAGACGATTTGGGCGGACTTCCCGATGTGTCGATGGCGGATGCACTGACCCGCTTGCCGGGTATCTCTGCGGTAAGAACCGGGGGGCAAGCCGCGCAGATAAACATTCGTGGTCTATCCGGTGACTTTGTGTTTTCTACATTAAACGGTAGAGAGCAGGTATCGACCAGCGGAAGTCGGGCAATTGAGTTTGATCAGTATCCTTCAGAGCTTATTAGTGAGGCAGCGGTTTATAAATCACCCAAGGCATCGCTTATTGAGGGGGGTATAGCGGGTACGGTAGAACTTAAAACTGCATCTCCACTTGCCATTGAAGAGCAGCATAAATTCAGCGCCAACATGCGTGGCATGTACAACGATAGAGCGTCAGAGGTAAGTGATGCTACAGAGTATGGACATAGACTGAGTTTTTCATATCAAGGTAAATTCCTTGACGATACGCTAGGTGTATCACTAGGTTATGCTCGTTTATTCCAACCGAGCGTTTCTACTCAATTCATTGGTTTAGCTTATAACGGTCAAGTTGATGTAGACGGACTTGAAGGTGATATAGACGGGCCAGCAGATTGCCCCAATTGTGAACTCATTTCAGAAGGCTTTGAAATGCAGCACAAGGGCGGGGAAGAGACTCGCGATGGTTACGTTGCCGCGTTTGAATGGGCACCTATCGATACCTTTACACTTAAAGCTGATGCTTTTATCTCGAAATTTGATTCCGAAGCCTTTGCACGTGGATTTCGCGTTAAGCTAGGTGGAATAAACGCTGGTATAACTAATCCTGTAGTAGTAAATAATAGCGTAATTGGCGGCACATTTTCTCGTACAGACAACAGCTTTACCCGTGTTGAGTTGGTAAACGACGACAACCAAGATTTCGACAGTGTTACCAACTTAGGCGTGAATGCTAGCTGGGAGATATCGCCAGATTTAGCGGTTCAGTTTGACATCTCCCGTTCAAGTGCTGAAAGCGACTTCAGAAACGGCTTACTGTGGTCGCTTGTTGGCGAAGATGCGACAGCGGCAAACCCCGTGTTCGACGAAAACGTCCAAATTTCTTATTTACTCAACGGTTTAAACTTACCTGATATCGGTTTTAATCAAAGTGATGCTTTTACGGACTTAGACCGTGTAATGGTAAGTAAATACGGTATTTATCCGTATGAAAACAAAGATGAGTTAGACGCCTATCGCGTAGACTTCCAATATTATGTCGATGTGCCAATCATTTCTGGCTTTGAATTTGGCTATCGTTACTCAGACCGGGAATATAACAATGACCGCTCTGTGTTTGAATACGGCAACGATAGTGCATTCTCAGTAAGCGAACCGCCACTTCAGTTAACTTCTGATATGGTCGAAGAGGTTAATTGGAGCGGTGATTTTGGTTATTTTCCAAGTTATCTTTCCGTTGATCTAGACAGTGCACTTAATGCTTGGTTTCCAAGCGGTAGGCCACAGCCTGTTCAAACGTGGGGACCAGGAGCTGCCGGCGTTATCAATGGTCCAGGTACCGGGCCTGCTACTGCGTGGACGCTACAAGAAAGTGGCGATGTATTTGAAACTGTGAATTCTGCTTACTTGATGGCAAACATTAATACAGAAATTGGCAGTATTCCTGTTACAGGTAATGTTGGTGTTCGTTACGTTAAAAGTAAACAAAGTTCAACGACACTACAGCGTGCTACTCAGTTAATTGAAGACCTTGAGACCGGAACATCGGTTGAAGTTAGTGACCCTACGGCTGGTGCACAAAACATTACCGACGACGTAGGGTTAATTAATAACTTTTATCGCCCAGCGTTGATAAGTCACGAATATTCTGACGTTTTGCCTTCAATTAACCTGAACTTTAAACTTACAGATGACACGCAACTTCGTGTAGCTGCTGCAAAAGTGATGGGCAGAGCGCCAATAAACCGTTTTGCCGCAAATGCGTCAACCACTATTGAAACGGTTACCGCTTTCCAAGACAGAGACTCGGGTGAAATTACGCTTTCCAACCCTACGGCAAGGGTTAGTGGTAGCGCCCGTAACAGCCCTTATTTAGAGCCATTCTATGCAACTCAATACGACGTTTCGTGGGAGTATTATTTCTCAGATACGGAAGGCGCATTAGTTGTCGCTGGCTTTTATAAAGACATTGAATCGTTCGTAGAAGACATTGAAATAGAGCCTTATGATTTTGAAGCAAACGGCATTGTAATTCCTGATAACGTAAGTGTGCCGGTTTACTTGACGCCAGAGTTTGCAGGGCAGGAAGCCGAACTAGCGCTCGATGAAAATGGCGACCCCATCTTTATTACCGTCCCTACTGAAAATGGTAGCTACAGCACAGCCGTAAACAATGCCGAAGGTGGCTATATTCGCGGTTTAGAAATCGCCTATACGCAAATTTATAGCATGCTGCCTGGCATGTGGTCAGGCTTAGGCGTTAGCGCAAGTTACTCTTACACCGAAAGTGAAATTCAACGCACGCTAGGTGATGACGTGTATGCCGCTAACTTACCAGGTCTTTCTGAAAACGTTGCTACGCTAACCGTGTTTTGGGAATACGAAGGTTTTGAAACTCGCTTGTCTAGCCGATATCGCGACGCATTTGTTTCGCAGCAAGTAGCGGTAAACGATCAGGTGGTTAATTTTGATGAAGAATTGGTTATTGATTACCAAGCGTCGTACGAGATTAACGACAATTGGAGCGTACTATTTCAAGTTAACAACCTAACAGACGAGCCAACGAAGAGCTATTTCTCATCAGAAGAGCAAACCGGCACTATCCAATACTTTGGTACGCAATATTACCTAGGGATGACATATCAACTATGA
- a CDS encoding alpha-1,6-glucosidase domain-containing protein translates to MFTKKRVVRAALLVVGAYTLAGCGGSGVESGTNDLLTCEVPNVPNSTGTACEPPPPIQCDAPLVPNEANDACEAGADPSLPAPVFTPSSNQAVLYYNRAAVDADNSSNDAAYEGWRLHTWNNDECDAYADADTDWANGRIHSGIDPNYGAYWILDLKEGYGSCHNFIIHKGTDDAGKEMGGGDFQGSLVQDDETFVRMNFTLSGEATIFEFPIMSLGPQPVDIEGFGAHWLDANTILWDVPETVSEVKLHYSAQADLESTLEEGINGTQVTLMSTTLTEEQSARAPHLSAMQAWEGDWSFEDAKTVLTTQAVVGGYDADGALVVATGIQLANGIDALYTLGEDDADEAQLGGIYSDTGITAALWAPTASNVDLLIYNDNKTLSQRIDMVRDDTSGVWRHEGDMSLDRQLYRYEVTVYHPITGNVETLLVTDPYSVSLSTNGRFSRFVNLADDDLKPQGWDTHTIPTVENYEDAVIYEGHVRDFSVRDMSTSEENRGKYLAFTEEGTAPVEHLKKLVEAGLTYFHILPANDIATIDEDPTKTVDLYDTVGKLCRLNSNAAVCEEESADALLIDVYNSYDPLSQAGKAQQLTNDLRNLDTFNWGYDPHHFNAPEGSYASSAEGVERIVEMRAMIQALHEMGLRVALDVVYNHTNASGVFSKSVLDKAVPGYYHRYEVDTGAIVRETCCDDTEPRNVMMEKFMEDSLLMWTEHYKYDSFRFDIMSQATKDTMVRLRDAVQAIDADNYFYGEGWTKIDRGYEQASQLNMAGTEIGTYNDRIREAIRQGAIFRPEDEGLLSAQDRVKMGMIGTLKDYVLETSSGSAGATSNLGGYAEDPADIINYVSKHDNETLWDQLNYTLPQDITLEQRVRAQNVAMGINLVSQGIPFLQMGGDMLRSKSMDRNTYDAGDWFNYVDFTYETNNWNVGLPLAQDNEARWEEMGEFIYNPNRAASMADIMFASDVFAELLNIRMTSPLFRLTTAEDIIDRIGFHNIGARQQRGLIAMSIDDGISENSEVPRLDLDMMNDAVMVLVNTGYEEKSITVNTATGFSLHATQMNSVDAAVRGATFVEGEDGNGTFTVPALTIAVFVKPQSGAQGYGLSPYATSGAPDVVPYGDTIAYLRGDMNGWSTDDAFTYQGDGKYTVTATLEGGVTYGFKFASEDWSTVNFGAADGEEGTVIAGEEKVLARTNTNLSFTPATSATYLFTIDATDSEAPILMVENEEPYVGTPVYLRGAMNDWGTAEEFAYQGGRIYTFSRDVEPGTYEFKVASEDWSTVNFGAISADDSDRNLAPGQTLGLAATNDNLILNIETADRYVFVFNVTDLNAPTIGVFKEAFWGDTQVYIRGGMNGWGAVDMFEYQGEGVYTADIELSAGSIEFKVASEDWSTVNLGNPNDAAINVVTPSEPKTLGASNNNLMIEVAESGLYEFKVSGPDGNAPTLTVTKK, encoded by the coding sequence ATGTTTACTAAAAAAAGAGTAGTGCGCGCTGCGTTACTCGTAGTAGGCGCATATACACTTGCAGGTTGCGGTGGCTCGGGCGTAGAGTCGGGCACGAACGATCTGCTTACCTGTGAGGTGCCAAATGTACCTAATTCAACAGGTACGGCTTGTGAACCGCCACCACCTATTCAATGCGATGCGCCGCTCGTACCTAATGAAGCGAACGATGCATGTGAAGCCGGTGCTGATCCAAGTTTACCTGCACCTGTATTTACCCCTTCATCTAATCAAGCTGTACTTTATTATAATCGGGCTGCTGTTGACGCTGATAACTCAAGTAACGATGCAGCTTATGAAGGCTGGAGGCTACATACTTGGAATAATGACGAGTGTGATGCTTATGCTGACGCAGACACGGATTGGGCCAACGGTCGCATTCATAGCGGTATCGATCCAAACTATGGTGCGTATTGGATTCTAGACCTCAAAGAAGGGTATGGAAGCTGCCACAATTTCATCATCCACAAAGGCACTGACGATGCCGGAAAAGAAATGGGGGGCGGAGACTTCCAGGGTTCTTTAGTACAAGATGATGAAACATTTGTACGCATGAATTTTACCCTCTCTGGCGAGGCAACCATATTCGAGTTTCCTATCATGTCTCTTGGTCCTCAGCCTGTTGATATCGAGGGTTTTGGCGCGCATTGGTTAGATGCCAACACTATTTTATGGGACGTACCTGAAACTGTTTCAGAGGTGAAACTTCACTATTCAGCACAGGCTGACTTAGAGAGCACGCTGGAAGAGGGTATTAACGGTACTCAAGTAACGTTAATGAGTACAACACTTACCGAAGAGCAATCTGCCCGTGCGCCGCACTTATCTGCTATGCAGGCTTGGGAAGGCGACTGGTCGTTCGAAGATGCTAAAACCGTGTTGACGACACAAGCCGTAGTAGGGGGTTACGATGCTGACGGTGCGCTTGTTGTTGCGACCGGGATCCAGCTGGCTAACGGAATAGACGCACTATATACGCTCGGTGAAGACGATGCCGACGAAGCTCAACTTGGTGGTATCTACTCTGATACAGGTATTACTGCCGCATTGTGGGCGCCTACTGCTTCAAATGTTGATCTTCTGATTTATAACGACAACAAGACATTAAGCCAACGTATTGATATGGTTCGCGATGATACGTCTGGTGTCTGGCGTCATGAAGGCGATATGTCCCTAGACCGTCAGCTTTACCGTTATGAAGTTACCGTCTATCACCCTATTACGGGGAATGTAGAAACGCTGCTTGTTACAGACCCATATTCTGTGTCACTAAGCACAAACGGCCGTTTCTCTCGCTTCGTAAATCTAGCTGATGATGATTTAAAACCACAAGGCTGGGATACTCATACTATTCCGACGGTTGAAAATTATGAAGATGCAGTCATTTACGAAGGGCACGTTCGTGACTTTAGCGTACGTGATATGTCTACGTCTGAGGAAAATAGAGGTAAATACCTTGCCTTTACTGAAGAGGGCACAGCACCGGTTGAGCACCTTAAAAAGCTTGTTGAAGCAGGGCTTACTTACTTCCATATACTTCCAGCAAATGACATTGCAACCATCGATGAGGATCCAACAAAAACGGTAGATTTATACGATACGGTAGGCAAACTGTGTCGCTTAAATAGCAATGCTGCGGTATGTGAAGAAGAAAGCGCTGATGCATTGTTAATTGACGTTTACAACAGTTACGATCCTTTATCTCAAGCGGGTAAAGCCCAGCAGCTTACTAATGATTTACGCAATCTAGATACATTCAACTGGGGCTATGATCCTCATCACTTTAACGCGCCGGAAGGCAGCTATGCGTCGAGTGCAGAGGGAGTAGAACGCATTGTAGAAATGCGCGCCATGATCCAAGCACTTCACGAGATGGGGCTACGTGTTGCACTTGATGTAGTCTATAACCATACCAATGCGTCGGGTGTTTTCAGTAAGTCAGTATTAGACAAAGCGGTACCGGGCTACTATCACCGTTATGAAGTGGATACTGGTGCGATTGTTCGTGAAACGTGCTGTGATGACACAGAGCCTCGCAATGTCATGATGGAAAAGTTCATGGAAGATTCGCTGCTCATGTGGACTGAGCATTATAAGTATGACTCATTCCGTTTCGACATCATGAGCCAAGCTACAAAAGACACTATGGTACGCTTGCGTGATGCAGTCCAAGCTATCGATGCTGACAATTATTTCTACGGTGAAGGCTGGACTAAAATAGACCGCGGTTACGAGCAAGCGAGCCAGCTCAATATGGCTGGTACCGAGATTGGTACCTATAACGACCGTATTCGCGAAGCTATTCGCCAGGGCGCTATCTTTAGACCGGAAGATGAAGGGCTATTAAGCGCGCAAGACCGTGTAAAAATGGGCATGATCGGAACGTTAAAAGACTATGTTTTGGAGACGTCTTCAGGAAGTGCAGGCGCTACCAGTAACTTAGGCGGCTATGCAGAAGATCCTGCGGATATCATTAACTACGTGTCGAAGCACGATAATGAAACACTGTGGGATCAGTTAAACTACACGCTTCCACAAGATATTACTCTAGAACAGCGGGTTCGTGCCCAAAATGTAGCAATGGGTATTAATCTTGTGTCTCAAGGTATTCCATTTTTACAAATGGGCGGCGACATGCTTCGCTCAAAATCAATGGATAGAAATACCTATGATGCGGGCGACTGGTTTAACTACGTCGATTTCACCTACGAAACGAACAACTGGAACGTAGGTTTACCGTTGGCACAAGACAACGAAGCCCGTTGGGAAGAAATGGGTGAATTCATTTACAATCCAAATCGCGCGGCCTCAATGGCAGATATAATGTTTGCCTCTGATGTGTTTGCAGAATTGCTTAATATTCGAATGACAAGTCCGCTGTTTAGATTAACCACCGCTGAAGACATCATCGACCGTATAGGATTCCACAATATTGGCGCACGCCAGCAGCGTGGTCTTATAGCGATGAGCATTGATGACGGCATATCTGAAAACAGCGAAGTACCTCGCCTAGATTTAGACATGATGAATGATGCGGTTATGGTGCTAGTGAATACAGGGTATGAAGAGAAGTCTATCACGGTAAACACAGCAACAGGCTTTTCGCTTCACGCCACACAAATGAATTCTGTCGATGCAGCGGTACGCGGCGCCACATTTGTAGAAGGTGAAGATGGTAATGGAACCTTTACCGTTCCTGCACTAACTATTGCTGTTTTCGTAAAACCACAGTCTGGAGCTCAAGGTTATGGTCTATCACCGTATGCCACGTCTGGTGCGCCTGATGTTGTTCCTTACGGCGACACCATCGCTTACCTGCGTGGAGATATGAATGGTTGGTCAACGGATGATGCATTTACCTATCAGGGTGACGGTAAGTACACCGTAACAGCTACACTTGAAGGTGGCGTTACATATGGATTCAAATTCGCATCTGAAGATTGGAGTACAGTGAATTTTGGCGCAGCGGATGGTGAAGAAGGTACAGTAATAGCGGGCGAAGAAAAGGTTCTTGCACGTACTAATACCAACCTTTCATTTACACCAGCGACGAGCGCGACCTACCTATTTACTATTGATGCGACTGATAGCGAAGCACCAATCCTTATGGTTGAAAACGAAGAGCCCTATGTTGGCACACCAGTGTATCTTCGTGGTGCAATGAACGACTGGGGTACGGCTGAGGAGTTTGCGTACCAAGGCGGACGTATTTACACTTTCTCTCGTGATGTTGAACCAGGAACTTACGAGTTTAAGGTTGCTTCAGAAGATTGGAGTACCGTGAACTTCGGTGCGATATCAGCAGATGATTCAGATCGCAACCTTGCGCCTGGTCAGACTTTGGGGCTCGCCGCTACTAACGACAATCTTATTTTGAACATTGAAACCGCCGACCGCTATGTGTTCGTATTCAACGTCACTGATTTAAATGCGCCAACCATTGGTGTATTTAAAGAAGCGTTTTGGGGCGACACTCAAGTTTATATCCGTGGTGGTATGAATGGCTGGGGAGCTGTCGATATGTTTGAATATCAAGGAGAAGGTGTTTATACCGCAGACATTGAATTGAGCGCAGGTAGTATTGAATTCAAAGTCGCTTCTGAAGACTGGTCGACAGTAAACCTTGGCAACCCGAACGATGCAGCAATCAACGTAGTAACGCCTAGCGAGCCGAAAACACTTGGCGCAAGTAACAATAATCTAATGATTGAAGTTGCAGAGTCTGGTCTATACGAGTTTAAGGTATCTGGCCCTGATGGAAATGCACCTACGTTAACGGTTACGAAAAAGTAA
- a CDS encoding patatin family protein, whose translation MKRALVVEGGAMRGVFAAGVLDKFMEHDYHSFDFAIGVSAGATNLSTYVSKMHGLSKTIITQYATKREFFSPLRFIKGGHMTDVHWLWHHSKQSMNIPAPGEKSSMPLYVGITNAESGECEYIQATKDNVDDLMVASCALPTAYRDEISINGTRYLDGGVADAIPAIQAYKMGAKDITVILSQPLGFTKPEVKSVWLMQKMYGNQPALLDKMLQRAAIYNETLAFLNNPPDDCTIRVIAPDEAFCVKRLTMDKKKLLRGYGQGRRMARRYLKHCYENSVERQRKSA comes from the coding sequence ATGAAACGTGCACTCGTTGTTGAAGGTGGCGCTATGCGCGGAGTTTTTGCAGCAGGCGTGTTAGACAAATTCATGGAGCATGACTACCATTCGTTCGACTTCGCGATTGGTGTTTCAGCTGGCGCAACTAATCTTTCAACCTACGTGTCGAAAATGCATGGGCTTAGTAAAACCATCATCACGCAATACGCCACAAAGAGGGAGTTTTTTAGCCCGCTTCGTTTCATAAAAGGTGGGCACATGACAGATGTTCATTGGCTATGGCATCACTCTAAACAGTCCATGAATATACCTGCACCAGGTGAAAAAAGCAGCATGCCACTGTATGTTGGGATTACTAATGCAGAGTCAGGTGAATGTGAATATATACAAGCCACCAAAGATAATGTTGATGATTTAATGGTAGCTTCCTGTGCGTTGCCAACTGCATACCGAGACGAAATTTCAATAAACGGTACGCGATACTTGGACGGGGGAGTGGCAGATGCAATACCTGCTATCCAAGCATACAAAATGGGTGCGAAGGATATCACGGTTATTCTTTCTCAACCGTTAGGTTTTACAAAACCAGAAGTAAAGTCTGTTTGGCTAATGCAAAAGATGTATGGCAACCAGCCTGCGCTACTCGATAAGATGTTGCAGCGTGCAGCCATTTATAACGAAACGTTAGCTTTTCTCAATAATCCACCCGACGACTGCACAATCCGTGTGATAGCGCCTGATGAAGCTTTTTGCGTTAAGCGTTTAACTATGGATAAGAAGAAGTTATTGCGAGGCTACGGTCAAGGGCGGCGCATGGCAAGACGCTATCTTAAACATTGCTATGAGAATTCAGTGGAAAGACAGCGCAAAAGCGCATAG